One window from the genome of Pseudonocardia hierapolitana encodes:
- a CDS encoding inorganic phosphate transporter — translation MELAIIVVVIVVALVFDYTNGFHDAANAIATSVATRALTPRAALIMAAVMNLVGAFLGTEVASTVGSGIIDPPQGVSGLVVVLAALVGAIAWNLITWWFGMPSSSSHALIGGLVGAALAAAGTVHWTGVVDKVLIPMVLSPMVGFALAALLMTALLWAFRRAHPEPLSRGFRHAQTLSAAAMALGHGLQDAQKTMGVIVLALVVGGYHQGFEVPWWVILLAAGALSAGTYAGGWRIMRTLGRRIIDLDPPRGFAAEVTASAVLYTTAFAFAAPISTTQTITSSILGVGATKRLSAVRWGVAGNIVVAWVLTIPMAALAAALAFWTLHPVLG, via the coding sequence GTGGAACTGGCGATCATCGTCGTCGTGATCGTGGTGGCGCTCGTGTTCGACTACACGAACGGCTTCCACGACGCCGCCAACGCCATCGCCACCTCCGTCGCCACCCGGGCTCTCACACCGCGCGCCGCGCTGATCATGGCCGCGGTGATGAACCTGGTCGGCGCGTTCCTCGGCACCGAGGTCGCCTCCACGGTCGGCAGCGGCATCATCGACCCTCCCCAGGGGGTCTCGGGCCTCGTCGTGGTGCTCGCGGCCCTCGTCGGTGCGATCGCGTGGAACCTGATCACCTGGTGGTTCGGCATGCCGTCCTCGTCGTCGCACGCGCTGATCGGCGGGCTCGTCGGCGCGGCGCTCGCCGCGGCGGGCACCGTGCACTGGACCGGGGTGGTGGACAAGGTCCTCATCCCGATGGTGCTGTCGCCGATGGTGGGCTTCGCGCTCGCCGCGCTGCTCATGACCGCGCTGCTGTGGGCCTTCCGGCGGGCGCACCCGGAGCCGCTGAGCCGAGGCTTCCGCCACGCGCAGACGCTCTCGGCCGCCGCGATGGCGCTGGGCCACGGCCTGCAGGACGCCCAGAAGACGATGGGCGTGATCGTGCTGGCGCTGGTCGTCGGGGGCTATCACCAGGGGTTCGAGGTGCCGTGGTGGGTCATCCTGCTCGCGGCGGGCGCGCTGTCGGCGGGCACGTACGCGGGTGGCTGGCGGATCATGCGGACGCTGGGGCGGCGGATCATCGACCTCGACCCGCCGCGCGGGTTCGCCGCCGAGGTCACCGCGTCCGCGGTCCTCTACACCACCGCGTTCGCGTTCGCGGCGCCGATCTCGACGACGCAGACGATCACGTCGTCGATCCTCGGCGTCGGCGCCACCAAGCGGCTCTCGGCGGTGCGGTGGGGCGTGGCCGGCAACATCGTGGTGGCGTGGGTGCTCACGATCCCGATGGCGGCGCTGGCCGCGGCGCTCGCGTTCTGGACGTTGCACCCCGTGCTCGGCTGA
- a CDS encoding DUF47 domain-containing protein: MAFRLTPHERGFYPLFTRAAENIARAADDLATLVAAPPAERPELARRVKDAENAGDELTHEIMVKLNKTFVTPFDREDIYRLTSSLDDVVDAMEEAADRIVLYRLGELPAGMKTQTDVLRRAAAATAEAMPQLATMSKLQEYWVHVNSLEDEGDAAYRALLEELLCPPGDVDAAGVLTILKLKEVVDTLEEAADAFETVANTVESIAVKES, translated from the coding sequence ATGGCTTTCAGGTTGACGCCACACGAACGCGGCTTCTACCCGCTGTTCACCCGGGCCGCGGAGAACATCGCGCGTGCAGCGGACGACCTCGCGACGCTGGTGGCCGCGCCACCCGCTGAGCGCCCCGAGCTGGCCAGGCGGGTGAAGGACGCCGAGAACGCGGGTGACGAGCTCACCCACGAGATCATGGTGAAGCTGAACAAGACGTTCGTGACGCCGTTCGACCGCGAGGACATCTACCGGCTCACCTCGTCGCTGGACGACGTGGTCGACGCGATGGAGGAGGCCGCCGACCGGATCGTGCTCTACCGGCTCGGCGAGCTGCCCGCGGGGATGAAGACCCAGACCGACGTGCTGCGGCGCGCGGCCGCCGCCACCGCGGAGGCGATGCCGCAGCTGGCGACGATGTCGAAGCTGCAGGAGTACTGGGTGCACGTCAACTCCCTCGAGGACGAGGGCGACGCCGCCTACCGCGCGCTGCTGGAGGAGCTGCTCTGCCCGCCCGGCGACGTCGATGCGGCGGGCGTGCTGACGATCCTCAAGCTCAAGGAGGTCGTCGACACCCTCGAGGAGGCCGCCGACGCGTTCGAGACGGTGGCCAACACCGTCGAGAGCATCGCGGTCAAGGAGTCCTGA
- a CDS encoding choline dehydrogenase, producing the protein MADTIFDFVIVGGGTAGCILANRLSADPGTRVLVLEAGRPDHAWDLAVQLPLAMGMPVGSSWHDWRYAGEPEPGLHSRRLDHPRGKVLGGSSSINGMLYTRGHRADFDRWAAETGTPEWDFAHCLPYFRRLENCIGEVDGTRGTGGPHTLMRSPAEGPIFEAFFGAARQAGHAVLPDLNGAEQEGFGPFDQGVRGGRRENAARAYLHPVRRRRNLEVLTRVHVTGIDLVGSRAVGVRYRHGTGGESVARGREIVLAAGAVGSPQVLQLSGIGNKAELESLGVPVVHHLPGVGESLQDHLAVHIQHTGIAPVSLADVRNKAHWPKIITEALVRGTGPGAWNPMQAGGFVRSALAGEYPDIFFVLAPLLMQSEEQSFPVDQHGYQLHVEVMRSGARGSVKIVSSDPAAHPALRLNYLTGADDQPRWLDAVRIAREVLAQPAMAALGGSEWLPGPAVRTDDEVMEWVARTGRTGLHLSCSARMGVDDGAVLDPVSMRVRGLDGLRVVDASAMPSITNANTYAPTMMLAEKAADIILGNTPLPPENPVSVPGGAPGSG; encoded by the coding sequence GTGGCTGACACGATCTTCGATTTCGTCATCGTCGGTGGTGGGACGGCGGGGTGCATCCTGGCCAACCGCCTGAGCGCCGACCCCGGCACGAGGGTGCTGGTGCTGGAGGCGGGACGGCCGGACCACGCCTGGGACCTGGCGGTTCAGCTCCCGCTCGCGATGGGGATGCCGGTCGGGAGCAGCTGGCACGACTGGCGCTACGCGGGGGAGCCGGAGCCGGGCCTGCACTCACGGCGCCTCGACCACCCGCGCGGCAAGGTGCTCGGTGGTTCGAGCAGTATCAACGGCATGCTCTACACCCGCGGGCACCGGGCGGACTTCGACCGGTGGGCCGCGGAGACCGGCACGCCGGAATGGGACTTCGCGCATTGCCTGCCCTACTTCCGCAGGCTCGAGAACTGCATCGGTGAGGTCGACGGCACGCGGGGGACAGGCGGGCCGCACACGCTGATGCGCAGCCCGGCGGAGGGGCCGATCTTCGAGGCGTTCTTCGGGGCGGCGCGCCAGGCCGGACACGCCGTGCTGCCGGACCTCAACGGTGCGGAGCAGGAGGGCTTCGGACCGTTCGACCAGGGGGTGCGGGGCGGCCGGCGCGAGAACGCCGCCCGCGCCTACCTGCACCCGGTGCGGCGCCGTCGCAACCTCGAGGTCCTGACCCGGGTGCACGTCACCGGGATCGACCTCGTCGGGAGCCGGGCGGTCGGCGTGCGGTACCGGCACGGGACGGGCGGCGAGTCCGTCGCGCGTGGCCGTGAGATCGTCCTCGCCGCGGGTGCGGTCGGGTCGCCGCAGGTGCTGCAGCTGTCCGGCATCGGGAACAAGGCGGAGCTCGAGTCGCTCGGCGTGCCGGTGGTCCACCACCTGCCCGGGGTGGGCGAGTCCCTGCAGGACCACCTGGCCGTCCACATCCAGCACACCGGCATCGCCCCGGTGTCACTGGCGGACGTGCGGAACAAGGCCCACTGGCCGAAGATCATCACCGAGGCGCTGGTGCGCGGCACCGGCCCGGGGGCCTGGAACCCCATGCAGGCGGGCGGCTTCGTCCGCAGCGCGCTGGCGGGCGAGTACCCCGACATCTTCTTCGTGCTCGCGCCGTTGCTGATGCAGAGCGAGGAGCAGTCCTTCCCGGTCGACCAGCACGGGTACCAGCTGCACGTCGAGGTCATGCGGTCCGGCGCCCGCGGCTCCGTGAAGATCGTGTCGTCGGATCCGGCGGCCCACCCGGCACTGCGGCTGAACTACCTGACCGGGGCCGACGACCAGCCCCGGTGGCTGGATGCGGTGCGCATCGCGCGGGAGGTGCTGGCGCAGCCCGCGATGGCCGCGCTCGGCGGCTCCGAGTGGCTGCCGGGCCCGGCCGTCCGCACCGACGACGAGGTGATGGAGTGGGTGGCGCGCACCGGGCGGACCGGGCTCCACCTGTCCTGCAGCGCCCGGATGGGCGTCGACGACGGCGCGGTGCTGGACCCGGTCAGCATGCGGGTCCGCGGGCTGGACGGCCTGCGCGTCGTCGACGCGTCCGCGATGCCGTCGATCACCAACGCCAACACCTATGCGCCGACGATGATGCTCGCGGAGAAGGCCGCCGACATCATCCTCGGCAACACCCCGCTCCCGCCGGAGAACCCCGTCTCTGTGCCCGGCGGTGCGCCGGGATCCGGCTGA
- a CDS encoding NAD(P)H-binding protein, which translates to MILVSGATGNVGRELVRVLVERQQPVRALARREGGPIEGTQRVVGDLDHPDSIRPALEGVTGLFLLPGYQDMPGVLAAARDAGVSRVVQLSGGSAGSGDTGNAVSAYMIRTEDAVRDGGLPWTILRPFGFMTNALEWAPQLRAGDVVRAPFGGVRIAVIDPADIAAVAATALLEDGHDGRVYALSGPESLLPADRVRVLGEVLGRDLRFEAQPDDEAWAEMTARMPEAYVRAFFDFYVDGSLDESMVLPTVQEVTGRPPRTFADWARAHADAFR; encoded by the coding sequence GTGATCCTGGTGAGCGGCGCAACGGGCAACGTCGGACGCGAGCTCGTGCGCGTGCTGGTCGAGCGGCAGCAGCCGGTCCGGGCGCTGGCCCGCCGCGAGGGCGGGCCGATCGAGGGAACGCAGCGGGTGGTCGGCGACCTCGACCACCCCGACAGCATCCGTCCCGCGCTCGAGGGCGTGACGGGCCTGTTCCTGCTCCCCGGCTACCAGGACATGCCCGGTGTGCTCGCCGCGGCCCGCGACGCGGGGGTCTCGCGCGTGGTGCAGCTGTCGGGCGGCTCCGCAGGCAGCGGCGACACGGGCAACGCGGTCTCGGCCTACATGATCCGCACGGAGGACGCGGTGCGGGACGGCGGCCTTCCCTGGACGATCCTGCGCCCCTTCGGCTTCATGACCAACGCCCTGGAATGGGCGCCGCAGCTGCGGGCCGGGGACGTGGTGCGGGCCCCGTTCGGCGGTGTACGCATCGCCGTGATCGATCCGGCCGACATCGCGGCCGTGGCCGCCACCGCGCTCCTCGAGGACGGGCACGACGGCCGCGTCTACGCGCTGTCCGGCCCGGAGTCGCTGCTGCCCGCCGACCGCGTCCGCGTGCTCGGCGAGGTGCTCGGCCGCGACCTGCGGTTCGAGGCGCAGCCCGACGACGAGGCCTGGGCCGAGATGACGGCCCGCATGCCCGAGGCCTACGTGCGGGCGTTCTTCGACTTCTACGTCGACGGCTCGCTCGACGAGTCCATGGTGCTGCCGACGGTGCAGGAGGTCACCGGACGCCCGCCCCGGACGTTCGCCGACTGGGCCCGCGCCCACGCCGACGCGTTCCGCTGA
- a CDS encoding alpha/beta fold hydrolase — protein sequence MTVVFVHGVPETSAVWRGVRAHLDGDAVAVDLPGFGSPRPAGFGATKDEYARWLADALRRLDRPIDLVGHDWGAGFVMRVATAHDVPLRSWVVDVGAVFHPDYVWHDMAQVWQTPGAGEERTAATVAAGPDARAGFLRAAGVPEADAATVAAAYDATMGGCILDLYRSAVPNPYADWGTELDRPAPVPGLVLQPTADPYDDPAASAEVATRLGARTERLEGLGHWWMLQDPAAAAGALRSFWGSLHP from the coding sequence ATGACGGTGGTCTTCGTGCACGGCGTCCCCGAGACGAGCGCGGTCTGGAGGGGCGTGCGCGCCCACCTCGACGGGGACGCGGTCGCGGTCGACCTGCCCGGCTTCGGCTCACCCCGGCCGGCCGGGTTCGGTGCGACGAAGGACGAGTACGCGCGGTGGCTGGCGGACGCTCTGCGGCGGCTCGACCGGCCGATCGACCTGGTGGGGCACGACTGGGGCGCGGGCTTCGTGATGCGCGTGGCCACGGCGCACGACGTCCCGCTGCGAAGCTGGGTCGTTGACGTCGGCGCGGTGTTCCACCCCGACTACGTCTGGCACGACATGGCGCAGGTGTGGCAGACCCCCGGCGCCGGGGAGGAGCGGACGGCGGCCACGGTGGCCGCGGGGCCGGACGCGCGAGCGGGCTTCCTGCGGGCGGCGGGCGTGCCCGAGGCGGATGCGGCGACGGTCGCGGCGGCCTACGACGCGACGATGGGCGGCTGCATCCTCGACCTGTACCGCTCTGCCGTGCCCAACCCGTACGCCGACTGGGGCACCGAACTGGACCGGCCGGCACCGGTGCCGGGCCTCGTGCTCCAGCCCACCGCCGACCCGTACGACGACCCCGCCGCGTCCGCGGAGGTCGCCACGCGGCTCGGTGCCCGCACGGAGCGGCTCGAGGGCCTCGGCCACTGGTGGATGCTGCAGGACCCGGCGGCCGCCGCGGGTGCGCTGCGCTCATTCTGGGGCTCGCTGCATCCGTGA
- a CDS encoding LacI family DNA-binding transcriptional regulator: MTRTEPARNPKPVTLTDVARLAGVSVATASKALNGRDQVAPATRQRVIEAADRLAFSPNPLARGLIAGRTGTVGLLTSDLVGRFVLPILTGAEDAFGAGQVNVFLCDARGDAIREQHHLRALLSRRVDGLIVVGERTDPRPSLGPDIPVPVVYVYAPSDDPADLSLTPDNTGAARLAVEHLVGSGRTRIAHISGDPAYAAAQDRAVGTREALAAAGLELVGDVMFSDWTEHWGRDAAALLLEHHPDVDAILCGSDQIARGVLDTARDLGRRVPEDIAVMGFDNWEVLTTNSRPQLTSIDANLQHLGRTAAQRVFAALDGVDVGHGIQYLPTRLVIRGSTIARR, from the coding sequence ATGACTCGCACGGAGCCGGCGCGCAACCCGAAGCCGGTGACACTCACGGACGTCGCCCGGCTCGCCGGCGTGTCGGTCGCCACCGCGTCCAAGGCGCTCAACGGCCGCGACCAGGTCGCACCCGCCACCCGGCAGCGCGTGATCGAGGCCGCCGACCGGCTCGCGTTCAGCCCCAACCCGCTGGCCCGCGGCCTGATCGCAGGCCGCACCGGCACGGTCGGGCTGCTCACCAGCGACCTCGTGGGCCGGTTCGTGCTCCCCATCCTCACCGGCGCGGAGGACGCGTTCGGCGCCGGTCAGGTCAACGTCTTCCTCTGCGACGCCCGCGGCGACGCCATCCGCGAGCAGCACCACCTACGCGCGCTGCTCTCCCGCCGCGTCGACGGGCTCATCGTCGTCGGCGAGCGCACCGACCCGCGCCCGTCGCTCGGCCCCGACATCCCCGTGCCCGTCGTCTACGTCTACGCCCCGTCCGACGACCCGGCCGACCTGTCACTCACGCCCGACAACACCGGCGCCGCCCGCCTCGCCGTGGAACACCTCGTCGGCAGCGGGCGCACCCGGATCGCGCACATCTCGGGCGACCCCGCCTACGCGGCGGCGCAGGACCGCGCCGTCGGCACCCGCGAGGCGCTCGCCGCCGCCGGGCTCGAGCTCGTGGGCGACGTCATGTTCTCCGACTGGACCGAACACTGGGGCCGCGATGCCGCCGCGCTCCTGCTCGAGCACCACCCGGACGTCGACGCGATCCTCTGCGGCTCCGACCAGATCGCGCGCGGGGTGCTCGACACCGCCCGCGACCTCGGCCGCAGGGTGCCCGAGGACATCGCCGTGATGGGGTTCGACAACTGGGAGGTGCTCACCACCAACTCCCGGCCGCAACTCACCAGCATCGACGCGAACCTCCAGCACCTCGGCCGCACCGCGGCCCAGCGGGTCTTCGCCGCCCTGGACGGGGTCGACGTCGGCCACGGTATCCAGTACCTGCCCACGCGGCTGGTGATCCGCGGGTCGACGATCGCCCGTCGCTGA
- a CDS encoding SAM-dependent methyltransferase yields MEPAEIDTTVPRFLDGMQLLDPGVVSCSRRRPVVSGEGEPAEVYLFGGVGRIG; encoded by the coding sequence ATGGAGCCAGCGGAGATCGACACGACCGTTCCACGGTTCCTCGACGGGATGCAGCTCCTCGACCCCGGCGTGGTGTCCTGCTCGCGCCGGCGGCCGGTGGTGTCGGGCGAGGGCGAGCCGGCGGAGGTCTACCTCTTCGGCGGTGTGGGCCGGATCGGCTGA
- a CDS encoding MBL fold metallo-hydrolase: MTTIPTFNLLEPYRIAEETFVIPWALEAPPVGHFPMNSMVIRGAEPVLVDTGAPAVRPQWLEAAWSVVDPLDVKWVFLTHDDRDHAGNLLAVLAACPNATLLTTWFSIGRMADEWETPINRCRFVNEGDTIDVGDRTLVAKRPPLYDNPTTRALFDTKTNVVWSVDTFATNLPAPMPDIGELTDDEFRDGQFFGGRLVSPWYTLLDVGKFRAVVDDFQRVGAEVVAGCHAPVLGGRRVAEAFDLLRQLPDIPPWQEFTQADLDGWMEAAEGSVPPEQPRPSDT, from the coding sequence ATGACGACCATCCCGACGTTCAACCTGCTGGAGCCCTACCGGATCGCGGAGGAGACCTTCGTCATCCCGTGGGCCCTGGAGGCCCCGCCGGTCGGGCACTTCCCCATGAACTCGATGGTGATCCGCGGCGCGGAACCGGTCCTCGTCGACACCGGTGCCCCGGCGGTGCGCCCGCAGTGGCTCGAAGCCGCGTGGTCCGTGGTGGACCCGCTGGACGTGAAATGGGTGTTCCTCACCCACGACGACCGCGACCACGCGGGCAACCTGCTGGCGGTCCTCGCGGCCTGCCCGAACGCCACACTGCTGACCACCTGGTTCTCGATCGGCCGCATGGCCGACGAGTGGGAGACGCCGATCAACCGGTGCCGTTTCGTCAACGAGGGCGACACCATCGACGTGGGCGACCGCACGCTGGTGGCCAAGCGGCCGCCGCTGTACGACAACCCGACGACCCGCGCCCTGTTCGACACGAAGACGAACGTGGTGTGGTCGGTGGACACGTTCGCGACGAACCTGCCCGCTCCCATGCCGGACATCGGCGAGCTCACCGACGACGAGTTCCGGGACGGTCAGTTCTTCGGCGGTCGCCTGGTCTCTCCGTGGTACACGCTTCTGGACGTCGGCAAGTTCCGGGCGGTCGTGGACGATTTCCAGCGGGTCGGCGCCGAGGTCGTCGCAGGCTGCCACGCGCCCGTGCTGGGCGGCCGCCGGGTGGCGGAGGCGTTCGACCTCCTCCGGCAGCTCCCGGACATCCCGCCGTGGCAGGAGTTCACCCAGGCCGACCTGGACGGCTGGATGGAGGCCGCCGAAGGGTCGGTGCCACCCGAACAGCCGCGCCCGTCCGACACCTGA
- a CDS encoding carbohydrate ABC transporter permease, with amino-acid sequence MTVVSVRRRPVRRALQGWLYATPTAVFVGALFVLPLLLVLLMSASRWPLLSGNQGWNFPANYSRAVSNRFFVDSVVFTLKYTALATVLLLGLGLGLALLVQESSRWKGLMRTAFLVPGALGLASASLLFYVLYSPFAGPFAPIMESLGATFLGTPDAALWSTLFLIVWRYAGFYMLLMLVGLQAVPADVYEAARIDGAGWWQTFRHVTIPLLRPTLALCTVLCVTGSLLAFEQFYILTKGGPDNSTISVVQLIYTVAFQGQNDLGVAAALSVLVLGVLVLVNVLQIRAFHRPEEN; translated from the coding sequence ATGACGGTCGTATCGGTTCGGCGGCGGCCGGTCCGACGGGCGCTGCAGGGCTGGCTCTACGCCACGCCCACCGCGGTGTTCGTCGGGGCGCTGTTCGTGCTGCCGCTGCTGCTCGTGCTGCTGATGTCCGCATCCCGGTGGCCGCTGCTGTCGGGCAACCAGGGCTGGAACTTCCCCGCCAACTACTCCCGGGCCGTCTCCAACCGGTTCTTCGTGGACTCAGTGGTCTTCACCCTCAAGTACACGGCGCTCGCCACCGTGCTGCTGCTCGGGCTCGGCCTCGGGCTGGCGCTGCTCGTGCAGGAGTCGAGCCGCTGGAAGGGCCTCATGCGCACGGCGTTCCTGGTGCCGGGCGCGCTCGGGCTGGCGTCGGCGTCGCTGCTGTTCTACGTGCTGTACTCGCCGTTCGCCGGCCCCTTCGCTCCGATCATGGAGAGCCTGGGCGCCACGTTCCTCGGCACGCCCGACGCCGCGCTGTGGTCCACCCTCTTCCTGATCGTGTGGCGCTACGCCGGGTTCTACATGCTGTTGATGCTCGTGGGTCTGCAGGCCGTGCCGGCCGACGTGTACGAAGCCGCCCGGATCGACGGCGCCGGGTGGTGGCAGACGTTCCGGCACGTCACGATCCCGCTGCTGCGCCCGACGCTGGCGCTCTGCACCGTCCTGTGCGTCACCGGTTCGCTGCTGGCGTTCGAGCAGTTCTACATCCTCACCAAGGGCGGCCCGGACAACAGCACGATCTCGGTCGTCCAGCTGATCTACACGGTCGCGTTCCAGGGCCAGAACGACCTCGGGGTCGCCGCCGCGCTCTCGGTGCTGGTGCTGGGGGTGCTGGTGCTGGTCAACGTGCTGCAGATCCGCGCGTTCCACCGTCCGGAGGAGAATTGA
- a CDS encoding DHA2 family efflux MFS transporter permease subunit, which translates to MKQQSDVLDHASSAPDTAGQLSARDRTVIGVLLVSTFVVILNETIMSVALPTLMSELAVEASVGQWLTTGFLLTMSVVIPITGFLIRRVPTRTLFGAAMALFSAGTFLAAVAPGFAVLLAARVIQAGGTAIMLPLLMTTVMTLVPPARRGAVMGNLSIVISVAPAIGPAVSGIVLTQFGWRYMFWLVLPIALAAVLLGLRLITNVGEPTSAPIDLPSVALSVLGFGGLVYGLSSVGHSAEGASPVMLWGAFGVGVVGLAAFVARQLVLQRSDRALLDLRTFRSPTFTVASAMMMLMMAMLLGTIVLLPIYLQQVLALETFTIGLLLLPGGLLMGLLGPVVGRLYDRFGPRALLVPGAAAVSAALWSTTMFTSGSSMLQVLGFHLLLSTGLAFVFTPLFTSGLGAVEPRLYSYGSAIFGTTQQLAGAAGVALLVSIMSVGSAGLAAEGASVVEQTAGGIHAAFLVAASLSLLAIVGAFFIRSSTPSGDAPVGH; encoded by the coding sequence GTGAAACAGCAGTCCGACGTGCTCGACCATGCGTCGAGCGCACCCGACACAGCGGGGCAGTTGAGCGCCCGCGACCGCACGGTGATCGGGGTGCTGCTCGTCTCCACGTTCGTCGTCATCCTCAACGAGACGATCATGAGCGTCGCCCTGCCGACGCTGATGTCGGAGCTCGCGGTCGAGGCGAGCGTCGGCCAGTGGCTCACCACGGGGTTCCTGCTCACGATGTCCGTGGTCATCCCGATCACCGGCTTCCTCATCCGGCGCGTACCCACCCGCACGCTCTTCGGCGCGGCCATGGCGCTGTTCAGCGCGGGCACGTTCCTCGCCGCGGTCGCGCCGGGCTTCGCGGTCCTGCTCGCCGCCCGCGTCATCCAGGCCGGTGGCACCGCGATCATGCTGCCGCTGCTGATGACCACGGTGATGACGCTCGTGCCGCCCGCCCGCCGTGGGGCCGTCATGGGCAACCTCTCGATCGTCATCTCGGTCGCGCCCGCGATCGGTCCCGCCGTCTCGGGCATCGTGCTCACCCAGTTCGGCTGGCGCTACATGTTCTGGCTGGTCCTGCCGATCGCGCTCGCCGCGGTGCTGCTCGGGCTGCGCCTGATCACCAACGTCGGCGAGCCCACGTCGGCTCCGATCGACCTGCCGTCGGTTGCGCTCTCGGTGCTCGGCTTCGGCGGTCTCGTGTACGGCCTGAGCAGCGTGGGCCACTCCGCCGAGGGAGCCTCGCCGGTGATGCTCTGGGGGGCCTTCGGCGTCGGTGTGGTGGGGCTCGCGGCATTCGTCGCACGGCAGCTCGTGCTGCAGCGTTCCGACCGCGCGCTGCTCGACCTGCGCACGTTCCGCTCGCCGACGTTCACCGTGGCGAGCGCGATGATGATGCTGATGATGGCCATGTTGCTGGGCACGATCGTCCTGCTGCCGATCTACCTGCAGCAGGTGCTGGCGCTCGAGACGTTCACCATCGGCCTGCTGCTCCTGCCGGGCGGTCTGCTGATGGGGCTGCTCGGGCCGGTCGTGGGGCGGCTGTACGACCGGTTCGGTCCGCGGGCGCTGCTGGTGCCCGGCGCGGCCGCGGTCAGCGCGGCGCTGTGGTCCACCACGATGTTCACCTCCGGGAGCTCGATGCTGCAGGTGCTCGGCTTCCACCTGCTGCTGTCGACCGGGCTCGCGTTCGTGTTCACCCCGCTGTTCACCTCGGGGCTGGGCGCCGTGGAACCGCGGCTGTACTCGTACGGCAGCGCGATCTTCGGCACCACGCAGCAGCTGGCGGGTGCGGCCGGCGTGGCGCTCCTGGTGAGCATCATGTCGGTCGGCTCCGCGGGGCTCGCCGCGGAGGGCGCATCGGTGGTCGAGCAGACGGCGGGCGGCATCCACGCCGCGTTCCTGGTGGCGGCGTCGCTGTCGCTGCTGGCGATCGTGGGTGCGTTCTTCATCAGGAGCAGCACCCCATCGGGGGATGCGCCCGTGGGGCACTGA
- a CDS encoding ABC transporter substrate-binding protein, whose translation MSNTRVRTVLAGAAAALMLAVAACGGGGETGGGAAAAAGPDGVDDGTTLTLWTRAPLEKQANLLVEAYNASHRNKVELTVTPNDDYVAKVGAAAGAGGLPDLFAADIVYVPNWVQQGLFQDISANIDGLPFKDTINAGHLAAGTYEDKEHVLPFVLDLSMLFWNKDLFREAGLDPEKAPASLEEYAAAAKAIQGLGKPDTYGTATGLNCGGCLVFTWFPSVWAAGEDVMSPDGTQSLLASPTATQVYDVWRDLWASGAVLPSSRDEAGPTWTAGFTEGKVGLQFYPATLLSSTQGFDVGVAGIPGPTGGSSTFVGGDGIGVSKDSEKAAQAWNFLSWLMSEEAQVEVLGKNLDVVSRSDLSSNRYAVQDPRLVTINEVAVNGETPVATNFQQAFNATNSPWLTLVRDAVLGDGAGLAKNNDEITAVLSQQ comes from the coding sequence ATGAGCAACACTCGGGTCCGCACGGTGCTCGCCGGTGCCGCCGCGGCGTTGATGCTGGCCGTTGCCGCCTGCGGCGGTGGCGGCGAGACGGGCGGGGGCGCCGCGGCGGCCGCCGGTCCGGATGGCGTCGACGACGGCACCACCCTCACGCTGTGGACGAGGGCGCCGCTGGAGAAGCAGGCGAACCTGCTGGTGGAGGCCTACAACGCGAGCCACCGGAACAAGGTCGAGCTCACGGTCACCCCGAACGACGACTACGTCGCCAAGGTGGGAGCGGCCGCAGGCGCGGGTGGGCTGCCGGACCTGTTCGCCGCCGACATCGTCTACGTGCCCAACTGGGTGCAGCAGGGGCTGTTCCAGGACATCAGCGCGAACATCGACGGGCTCCCGTTCAAGGACACGATCAACGCGGGGCACCTGGCGGCCGGCACGTACGAGGACAAGGAGCACGTGCTCCCGTTCGTGCTGGACCTGTCGATGCTGTTCTGGAACAAGGACCTGTTCCGGGAGGCCGGGCTCGACCCGGAGAAGGCGCCCGCCTCGCTCGAGGAGTACGCGGCCGCGGCCAAGGCGATCCAGGGGCTGGGCAAGCCGGACACCTACGGCACCGCCACCGGCCTGAACTGCGGTGGCTGTCTCGTCTTCACCTGGTTCCCCAGCGTCTGGGCGGCGGGCGAGGACGTCATGAGCCCCGACGGCACGCAGTCGCTGCTCGCCTCGCCCACCGCCACGCAGGTCTACGACGTGTGGCGGGACCTGTGGGCGTCCGGCGCCGTGCTGCCCTCCTCGCGCGACGAGGCAGGCCCGACGTGGACCGCGGGCTTCACCGAGGGCAAGGTCGGTCTGCAGTTCTACCCGGCCACGCTGCTGTCCTCCACGCAAGGCTTCGACGTCGGGGTGGCCGGCATTCCCGGCCCCACCGGCGGCAGCTCCACGTTCGTCGGCGGCGACGGGATCGGCGTCTCGAAGGACTCCGAGAAGGCCGCGCAGGCGTGGAACTTCCTGTCCTGGCTGATGTCGGAGGAGGCGCAGGTCGAGGTGCTGGGCAAGAACCTCGACGTGGTCTCGCGATCCGACCTGTCGAGCAACAGGTACGCCGTCCAGGACCCCCGGCTCGTGACGATCAACGAGGTCGCCGTCAACGGCGAGACACCGGTGGCGACCAACTTCCAGCAGGCGTTCAACGCGACGAACAGCCCGTGGCTCACGCTCGTGCGCGACGCCGTGCTCGGCGACGGCGCCGGACTCGCGAAGAACAACGACGAGATCACGGCGGTGTTGTCGCAGCAATGA